The following are encoded in a window of Colletotrichum lupini chromosome 3, complete sequence genomic DNA:
- a CDS encoding FAD binding domain-containing protein produces MAPQLQNVRDIFPLPQTPTQTLATLAGLGASAWLLKLIVRHILLRSPAKPSHGSPSTAGPTFAAMSADKKKELLERPAIIVGGGLAGLVAAFELSERGVPTIIIDQENEANLGGQAFWSLGGIFCVDSTEQRRMGIKDSRELAMRDWFGSAQFDREKEDTWPRRWAEAFVNFASDEMEQYVKARGMGFLFNVGWAERGAGMAEGHGNSVPRFHVTWGTGPEVVRVFEEPVRRAAKNGVVQFRFRHRVDEIITDETGRAIGVRGKVLAPDDSARGVKSNRDIAGDFEIFGSAVAVTSGGIGGNVEAVKAAWPIDRLGPKVPENFVVGVPAHVDGRMIGIAETVGANVINRDRMWHYTEGLQNWNPIWPNHGIRVLPAPSSLWLDATGKRLPPFLFPGTDTLGTLKHICATGYDYTWFILDQSIIAREFALSGSEQNPDVTGKSMWQLLTRVFGKKGTVPVQNFQKYGKDFVVKDNLADLVQGMNELQRERGGPVLSLEDIKETIEIRDGQFDNAYSKDAQAMLINNGRTYWADKRSRIAPPHKLLDPKHGPLIAVRMNLLTRKTLGGIETNLESNVMKADGEKFPGLYAAGEAAGFGGGGVHGYNSLEGTFLGGCIFSGRAAGRGMADELLGPAEAKGPKSYL; encoded by the coding sequence ATGGCGCCTCAACTGCAAAACGTGCGCGACATCTTCCCCCTCCCCCAAACACCAACCCAAACCCTCGCCACCCTCGCCGGCCTAGGCGCCTCCGCCTGGCTCCTCAAGCTCATCGTCCGCCACATCCTCCTGCGCAGCCCCGCGAAACCCTCCCACGGCTCCCCTTCCACAGCGGGTCCGACTTTCGCCGCAATGAGCGCagacaagaagaaggagcTCCTCGAGCGGCCCGCCATCATCGTCGGCGGCGGTCTAGCGGGCCTCGTCGCGGCGTTCGAGCTCTCGGAGCGCGGCGTGCCGACCATCATCATCGACCAGGAAAACGAGGCGAATCTCGGCGGCCAGGCCTTCTGGTCGCTCGGCGGCATCTTCTGCGTGGACTCGACGGAGCAGCGAAGGATGGGCATCAAGGATTCGAGGGAGCTCGCTATGCGGGACTGGTTCGGCTCCGCGCAGTTTGACCGCGAGAAGGAGGATACCTGGCCGAGGAGGTGGGCCGAGGCCTTTGTCAACTTCGCCTCGGACGAGATGGAGCAGTACGTCAAGGCCAGGGGCATGGGCTTCCTCTTCAACGTCGGCTGGGCTGAGAGAGGCGCGGGTATGGCCGAGGGACACGGCAACTCGGTGCCGCGGTTCCACGTTACCTGGGGCACGGGGCCGGAGGTCGTGAGGGTGTTTGAGGAGCCCGTGAGGCGCGCGGCCAAGAACGGTGTCGTGCAGTTCCGGTTCCGACACCGCGTTGACGAGATCATCACCGACGAGACGGGTCGCGCCATCGGTGTTCGTGGAAAGGTCCTCGCCCCCGACGACTCTGCGCGCGGCGTCAAGTCCAACCGTGACATCGCAGGTGATTTCGAGATATTCGGGTCCGCGGTGGCGGTAACATCCGGCGGTATCGGAGGAAACGTTGAAGCCGTGAAAGCAGCGTGGCCCATCGACCGTCTCGGGCCCAAAGTCCCCGAGAACTTCGTCGTCGGCGTCCCAGCCCACGTCGACGGCCGCATGATTGGTATCGCGGAGACAGTCGGCGCCAACGTCATCAACCGCGACCGCATGTGGCACTACACCGAAGGCCTGCAAAATTGGAACCCAATCTGGCCCAACCACGGCATCCGCGTCCTCCCAGCCCCGAGTTCGTTGTGGCTCGACGCGACGGGCAAGCGTCTCCCGCCCTTCCTCTTCCCCGGCACCGACACCCTCGGCACGCTGAAGCACATCTGCGCCACGGGGTACGACTACACCTGGTTCATCCTCGACCAGAGCATCATCGCGCGCGAGTTTGCGCTCTCTGGCTCGGAGCAGAACCCGGACGTCACAGGCAAGAGCATGTGGCAGCTCCTCACGCGCGTGTTCGGCAAGAAAGGCACCGTCCCCGTGCAGAATTTCCAAAAGTACGGCAAGGACTTTGTCGTCAAAGATAACCTCGCCGACCTGGTGCAGGGCATGAACGAGCTGCAGCGCGAGCGCGGCGGGCCGGTGCTGAGCCTGGAGGACATCAAGGAGACGATTGAGATCCGCGACGGGCAATTTGATAACGCCTACTCCAAGGACGCGCAGGCCATGCTCATCAACAATGGACGGACGTACTGGGCTGATAAGAGGAGTCGCATCGCGCCGCCGCATAAGCTGTTGGATCCCAAGCATGGTCCGCTGATCGCCGTGCGGATGAATTTGTTGACGCGCAAGACGCTGGGCGGTATTGAGACAAATCTAGAGAGTAACGTCATGAAGGCGGATGGGGAGAAGTTCCCTGGTCTGTATGCGGCCGGTGAGGCAGCAGGcttcggcggcggtggtgttCACGGATACAACAGCTTAGAGGGCACGTTCTTGGGAGGCTGCATCTTTTCCGGAAGGGCAGCGGGACGCGGGATGGCGGATGAGCTCTTGGGGCCAGCGGAGGCGAAGGGACCAAAGTCGTACTTGTGA
- a CDS encoding fungal specific transcription factor domain-containing protein produces MASEADSGSLPSERPYRSHLRPACLACRKRKSRCNVDKNGGTCLTCRAHGTQCEFPPAPGGASPRPKSAWRNAQARTSKDLGHRPSPPPQPLAPTFSSEPQYNDQTNQLTLAEADRRVSKSSDGHPPIFSPQNKRYPEPIGDGGEDEAHIVGPADIEDTQVLSTYLSNDSSVLNRGRISVTSPRQEHGGGSRKPVVFTTVRKQPIGLPDDRNPAFLKCQMIEKLLEPMLPDVVQLFFEKPNRCFPLLDRQSFEKRFAEDRRHISPALLASLYAHTMTYWAQSPELVTQHRPDTRFIWNQANDALYSEMHLSLGISTLLAILLNIAGRPLTSIIGNGLQLGSAISLAHSLGLNRDSSDWDIPEAEKLLRTKIWWAIFVYDKWSSLAYGTPPQLRSGQHDVALPTVEQLCGSAPNPVDHEATSVYLAFVALSRFLDRYLERIYDLEKTSTTGPWDLEVSLTQWEDSLDNNIRRRIIRGGESLDIPGSANLRLAYLYIRLLLRKWELDAEKAANADHTSSIPMRCYLEVRRAAEEIVLLVQELKDPQLGDYWLPLLTFAFTSTTKFLLRCALETENTVSGLAQSMSLKLARDLINALQIHRQKAWDVGDLCIAQYSEVIEKLATSTSSAEFSEQPVDMPELQEFVSTSVPDIDELFPSLWDILLRRQTPYWQCRLPDGNNADGLIRRTTPSTTSHHQHLTLARAPIPLYINFSISNTALREATQIATHLPRTLNANSRRLFAITSPRNSSIDSHNMESKRVAVLYQAIDPPIINGVRKPMKPGGYRDSGADIAFNLQGSKSFNAVTPVSTPSPEKDTEWCFPDTEEGILDAIKKGATHLWANTILFASHPLQTSTSLGSVQDTLKAVGHGPLVVEKYDDKEYVNDLLRRIGGFTMPRSWTIHSDPAVATKIKQLQLPFPIVAKPIRGRGSHGVRVCQNLEDLTAHTKVLFQESPSIMLEEYLSGEEATITVMPPNGEKKDYWSLPIVTRFNHQDGIAPYNGVVAVTANSRVITAKEEEDPAALGVAAPIRIDVRRFSEKPGSDFALFDVNMKPNMTGPGRPGRDDQASLTLLAAEALGWDYPELLRQVLSTSSTLKTLRGLKPREI; encoded by the exons ATGGCGTCCGAGGCTGACAGCGGCTCCTTGCCCTCGGAGCGCCCCTACCGCTCCCACCTTCGCCCGGCCTGCCTGGCCTGCCGGAAGCGCAAGTCCCGGTGTAATGTCGACAAAAATGGAGGAACATGCTTGACTTGCCGAGCTCACGGAACACAATGCGAGTTCCCACCGGCTCCTGGTGGAGCTTCGCCGCGGCCGAAGTCTGCTTGGAGAAATGCCCAAGCCCGTACATCAAAGGACCTGGGCCACCGCCCGTCCCCGCCACCTCAGCCCCTGGCTCCGACGTTCTCCTCGGAGCCTCAGTACAATGACCAGACGAACCAGCTTACGTTGGCCGAGGCAGACCGGCGTGTGTCAAAGTCCTCAGATGGCCATCCTCCCATATTCTCACCCCAGAACAAGCGGTACCCTGAGCCCATTGGCGATGGCGGCGAGGATGAGGCACATATTGTAGGACCAGCAGACATTGAAGATACTCAAGTCTTGTCCACGTACTTGTCTAATGATTCGTCTGTTTTGAACCGGGGTAGGATATCGGTGACGAGCCCACGGCAAGAGCACGGAGGTGGCTCAAGGAAACCCGTTGTCTTTACCACGGTGAGGAAGCAGCCTATCGGTCTTCCTGACGACCGCAACCCGGCCTTCTTGAAATGCCAGATGATTGAGAAACTTCTTGAGCCAATGCTACCCGATGTTGTCCAGCT CTTCTTTGAAAAGCCCAACCGTTGTTTCCCCTTGTTGGATAGACAGTCCTTTGAGAAACGGTTCGCCGAGGACAGGAGGCACATATCGCCGGCCTTATTGGCCTCACTCTATGCGCATACAATGACCTACTGGGCGCAGTCCCCTGAACTCGTCACTCAACACCGGCCCGATACCAGGTTTATTTGGAATCAGGCCAACGATGCCCTTTACTCGGAAATGCACCTTTCCCTAGGCATCTCGACTTTGCTAGCCATCCTTCTCAATATCGCCGGTCGGCCATTGACTTCGATTATCGGCAACGGCCTTCAGCTTGGTTCCGCTATCTCTCTAGCTCACTCACTCGGCTTAAACAGAGACTCTTCCGATTGGGATATTCCAGAAGCCGAGAAGCTCCTGCGAACGAAGATCTGGTGGGCCATCTTTGTGTATGATAAGTG GTCGAGTCTGGCGTACGGCACGCCGCCGCAGCTCAGGAGCGGCCAGCACGATGTCGCTCTTCCTACGGTAGAGCAGCTATGCGGCTCGGCACCGAATCCTGTCGACCACGAGGCAACGTCTGTATACTTGGCATTCGTCGCTCTGTCCCGTTTCCTCGACAGATATTTGGAGCGCATATATGACCTAGAAAAGACCTCAACTACCGGTCCTTGGGACCTGGAGGTCTCGCTCACGCAGTGGGAAGACTCACTGGACAACAACATAAGGCGGAGGATCATCCGCGGGGGCGAGAGTCTCGACATACCAGGTTCAGCGAACCTACGTCTCGCGTATCTCTACATCAGGCTATTGCTTCGGAAGTGGGAACTCGACGCCGAGAAGGCAGCCAACGCCGACCACACGTCTTCGATCCCCATGCGTTGCTATCTTGAAGTACGACGGGCGGCCGAGGAGATTGTGCTTCTGGTTCAAGAACTTAAAGATCCTCAGCTTGGCGACTACTGGCTCCCGCTTCTCACCTTTGCATTCACGTCCACCACCAAGTTCCTCCTCCGCTGCGCTTTAGAAACAGAGAACACCGTCAGCGGACTGGCGCAAAGTATGTCGCTGAAGCTGGCACGCGATCTCATCAATGCGCTGCAAATTCATCGCCAAAAAGCCTGGGACGTGGGAGACTTGTGCATTGCGCAGTATTCCGAGGTCATTGAGAAGCTAGCTACGTCCACATCGAGCGCAGAATTCTCCGAGCAGCCAGTCGATATGCCCGAGCTTCAAGAGTTCGTGTCGACAAGCGTGCCTGACATTGATGAGCTCTTCCCTAGTCTATGGGATAT TCTGCTGCGTCGCCAGACCCCATATTGGCAATGCCGACTTCCGGACGGAAATAATGCGGACGGACTAATCCGACGGACTACTCCGTCCACAACTTCACATCATCAACACCTAACACTGGCAAGAGCCCCAATCCCATTGTACATCAACTTCAGCATATCAAATACCGCGCTGAGAGAGGCGACCCA GATCGCGACTCATTTACCCCGCACCCTCAACGCCAACTCTCGTAGGCTGTTTGCCATCACCTCACCCCGGAACTCATCGATAGACTCACATAACATGGAGTCGAAAAGAGTCGCTGTGCTCTACCAAGCCATAGATCCTCCTATCATCAATGGGGTGCGCAAGCCGATGAAGCCTGGTG GATACCGCGACTCAGGAGCCGATATCGCCTTCAACCTCCAAGGCAGCAAGTCTTTCAATGCGGTTACTCCAGTTTCGACGCCCTCGCCAGAGAAAGATACCGAGTGGTGCTTTCCGGATACCGAAGAGGGGATTCTAGACGCTATCAAGAAGGGAGCAACTCATCTCTGGGCCAACACAATCTTATTCGCATCTCACCCACTACAAACTTCCACGTCCCTCGGGAGTGTCCAGGATACACTCAAAGCGGTCGGGCATGGGCCTCTTGTTGTTGAAAAGTACGATGACAAGGAATATGTGAATGATTTGCTTCGCCGCATCGGTGGCTTTACGATGCCTCGCTCCTGGACAATCCACTCCGACCCAGCAGTAGCAACAAAGATTAAGCAGCTCCAATTGCCGTTCCCGATCGTCGCAAAACCCATTCGCGGACGGGGAAGTCACGGCGTTCGAGTCTGCCAAAATCTCGAGGATCTCACTGCCCACACCAAAGTCCTCTTCCAAGAGTCGCCGAGCATCATGCTGGAGGAATACCTCTCTGGCGAAGAAGCCACCATAACCGTGATGCCGCCGAATGGGGAGAAAAAAGACTACTGGTCCTTGCCCATCGTCACACGCTTCAATCATCAAGACGGGATCGCCCCCTACAACGGCGTGGTAGCGGTCACTGCCAACTCGAGAGTGATAACGgcaaaggaggaggaggacccTGC GGCACTGGGCGTAGCAGCCCCCATTCGTATCGATGTGCGACGATTTTCTGAGAAGCCTGGATCCGACTTTGCTCTATTCGACGTAAACATGAAGCCG AACATGACCGGCCCTGGACGGCCTGGGCGGGATGACCAGGCGAGTCTGACGCTTCTGGCAGCTGAGGCGCTGGGGTGGGACTACCCAGAGCTGTTGAGGCAGGTGTTGAGCACATCGTCGACCTTGAAGACACTGAGGGGATTGAAGCCAAGGGAAATTTAA
- a CDS encoding polyamine transporter 3, which yields MGPVAYAQFSTQTQVLDKLASQLARSKNDIIAPAMYLWLAYPAALLGAGGCVLWGILIDRSWHFMIGEVAFRCRIQMGNVTVITYSMAAFPDQVLEVISLYGFLYNISAFLVPWFINTWVEAVGLTWSFVTQGLITLLVIPCNLILQTCGRTREKHGHNAA from the exons ATGGGGCCAGTGGCATATGCCCAATTCAGCACCCAAACTCAGG TTCTTGACAAACTCGCGTCCCAGCTCGCCAGAAGCAAGAATGATATAATTGCACCCGCGATGTATCTATGGCTTGCATATCCCGCGGCACTACTCGGGGCGGGAGGATGCGTCTTGTGGGGTATTTTGATTGATCGCAGTTGGCATTTCATGATAGGAGAGGTCGCTTT TCGCTGCAGGATTCAAATGGGAAACGTAACAGTGATAACCTACTCGATGGCTGCTTTCCCAGATCAGGTCCTGGAAGTCATATCTTTGTATGGGTTTCTCTACAAT ATTTCTGCGTTCCTTGTCCCTTGGTTCATCAATACTTGGGTTGAAGCTGTTG GTTTGACCTGGAGTTTTGTCACCCAAGGTCTTATCACTCTTTTGGTAATCCCATGCAACTTGATCCTTCAAACGTGCGGTCGAACGCGAGAAAAACACGGCCATAATGCGGCGTAG
- a CDS encoding amino acid permease, whose product MGMGMGGVEGTLQLFGSLVPQPTSMSNEMDVIHPSRRTRHQGYSQTTKRAFIMAHVLSQDPGAREHDLGFNKGDIKDGYTTRPSRSDDGGADNMLESLGYKPELERNRSTLQVAFMSFVLAAIPYGLATTMIYPLAGGGPVNIIWGWLGVSLIIICVAASLGEITSVYPTAGGVYYQAFMLSSPKYRRVASWICGWLYVVGNITITLAVNFGTALFIVACVNVFESEPGVGVLAGEPYQVFLIFLGLTFICNIVSSLGNRWLPILDSAAIFWTFAGVFAIIISVLVVAKNGRHDAKYVFTHFEANSGWPDGWSFCVGLLHAGYATSSTGMVISMCEEVKKPATQVPKALVLTVCLNTLAGLLFLIPLVFVLPDITYLINLASGQPVPAIVKDAMGTSGGAFGLLFPLIVLAILCGIGCTTAASRCTWAFARDGAIPGSRWWKEVHPKLDVPLNAMMLSMVVQIILGVIYFGSSAAFNAFSGVGVICLTASYAIPIGISLFNGRTHLVGSPFNLGKFGVAANVISLAWSALAMPLFCMPTFVPVTPTTINYAPAVFVAACLISGGWYFAWGKKNYAGPPTNEEPAF is encoded by the exons ATGGGCATGGGCATGGGGGGTGTCGAAGGTACACTACAACTCTTTGGGAGTTTGGTCCCGCAGCCTACGTCCATGTCCAATGAGATGGACGTCATTCACCCATCCCGGCGAACGCGACACCAAGGA TATAGTCAAACAACAAAACGGGCTTTCATCATGGCGCATGTGCTCTCGCAAGACCCCGGTGCTCGCGAGCACGATCTCGGCTTCAACAAGGGCGATATCAAGGATGGCTACACTACCCGACCCTCCCGTTCCGACGATGGCGGTGCCGATAACATGCTCGAGTCTCTGGGTTACAAGCCCGAGCTGGAGCGTAATCGCTCAACGCTGCAGGTTGCCTTCATGTCCTTCGTCCTCGCTGCTATCCCCTACGGTCTTGCCACTACCATGATCTACCCCTTGGCTGGCGGTGGCCCTGTGAACATTATCTGGGGATGGCTCGGCGTGTCTTTGATCATCATCTGTGTCGCTGCCTCGCTCGGTGAAATCACCAGTGTCTACCCTACTGCCGGAG GTGTCTACTACCAAGCCTTCATGCTTTCCTCTCCCAAGTACCGCCGCGTGGCCAGCTGGATTTGCGGCTGGTTGTACGTGGTGGGAAACATTACCATCACTCTGGCCGTGAACTTTGGAACTGCTCTGTTCATCGTCGCATGCGTCAACGTTTTCGAGTCGGAACCTGGTGTCGGCGTCCTTGCTGGCGAGCCGTACCAGGTTTTCCTCATCTTCCTGGGTTTGACCTTCATTTGCAACATTGTGTCCTCGCTCGGCAACAGGTGGCTGCCCATCCTTGAT TCCGCGGCTATTTTCTGGACATTCGCTGGTGTCTTCGCCATCATCATCtccgtcctcgtcgtcgccaAGAACGGCCGTCACGATGCCAAATACGTCTTCACCCACTTCGAGGCCAACTCCGGATGGCCCGATGGATGGTCTTTCTGCGTCGGTCTCCTTCACGCCGGATACGCCACTTCGTCCACTGGCATGGTTATCTCCATGTGCGAGGAGGTCAAGAAGCCCGCTACTCAGGTCCCTAAGGCACTCGTCCTCACCGTCTGCCTCAACACCCTGGCCGGTCTCCTGTTCCTTATCCCTCTCGTCTTCGTGCTCCCCGACATCACCTATTTGATCAACCTGGCTTCCGGTCAGCCCGTCCCCGCCATCGTCAAGGACGCCATGGGAACATCCGGCGGTGCCTTCGGACTCCTCTTTCCTCTCATTGTCCTGGCCATCCTTTGCGGTATCGGCTgcaccaccgccgcctctCGTTGCACCTGGGCCTTCGCTCGTGATGGTGCCATCCCTGGCTCCCGCTGGTGGAAGGAGGTCCACCCCAAGCTGGACGTTCCCCTGAACGCCATGATGCTCAGCATGGTTGTCCAGATCATTCTCGGTGTCATCTACTTCGGCTCCAGCGCTGCTTTCAACGCCTTCTCCGGTGTTGGTGTCATTTGCTTGACTGCCTCGTACGCCATTCCCATCGGTATCAGTCTCTTCAACGGCCGCACCCACCTTGTCGGCAGCCCCTTCAACCTCGGCAAGTTTGGTGTCGCCGCCAACGTCATATCTCTCG CCTGGTCTGCTCTTGCCATGCCCTTGTTCTGCATGCCCACCTTCGTTCCCGTCACCCCCACGACCATCAACTACGCGCCCGCCGTCTTCGTCGCCGCCTGCCTCATTTCCGGTGGATGGTACTTTGCCTGGGGCAAGAAGAACTACGCCGGGCCCCCTACCAACGAGGAGCCTGCTTTCTAA
- a CDS encoding glycosyl hydrolase family 43 protein — MDVILHQHSSGEIIGLEIGASSTMVSTRLLLLSAALLLLTSAATIRKCREETFQNPVLYEDYPDNDISVGPDGAFYFSASNFHYSPGAPILRSLDLVNWEPVGHSIPRLNFGDGYDLPPGGPRAYRGGTWASTLRYRESDGLWYWIGCTNFWITWVFTASSVEGPWYNRANFGGGNCMYDNGLLIDDDDTMYVVYGNGKISVSQLAADGLSVVKTQQVLQASDVNTETVEGNRMYKINGTYYILNDQPGSTTYIWKSSSPWGPYEAKILGQNIAPPLEGGNSPHQGSLIKTAQGDWYFMSFTWAYPAGRMPVLAPIVWGADGFPEIVKGSNGGWGSSYPLPLSSQPLYNWTRTYTFESELGPTWEWNHNPDVASFEVNNGVILRTASVTEDIYSARNTLTHRIHGEFPKGTVEIDFSNMADGDRFGLAAFRDQTAYIGIHRNGSEYTLKAIQGIIIDAESGNPVDPGKEVASAPVPSGAAKIWFRAELDARPTGTRDADFFYSFDGVEFTKLGDAYKLNSGWEFFIAYRFGIFNFATKQLGGSIKANTGDWNLQARQLLSKFKRPTIVRREALIFSLAKSRAQPGLISTSTVSHRTPGTFGILTDSGLR; from the exons ATGGACGTCATCCTGCACCAACATAGTAGCGGCGAGATCATTGGCTTGGAAATCGG TGCTTCTTCGACGATGGTGTCGACCCGTCTTCTGCTGCTCTCAGCAGCCCTACTCCTCCTCACCTCGGCCGCAACCATCAGAAAATGTCGCGAGGAAACCTTCCAGAACCCAGTCCTCTACGAAGACTACCCTGACAACGACATCTCCGTCGGCCCAGACGGCGCCTTCTACTTCTCCGCCTCGAACTTCCATTACAGCCCCGGCGCCCCGATCCTCCGCTCCCTCGACCTTGTCAACTGGGAGCCCGTCGGGCACTCCATTCCCCGTCTCAATTTCGGCGACGGTTACGACCTCCCGCCCGGCGGGCCCCGTGCCTACCGAGGTGGTACCTGGGCCTCGACGCTGCGGTACCGCGAGAGTGATGGGTTATGGTACTGGATTGGGTGCACCAACTTCTGGATCACCTGGGTCTTTACTGCTTCGTCCGTGGAGGGGCCTTGGTATAACCGCGCCAACTTTGGTGGTGGGAATTGCATGTATGACAACGGGTTGCTGATCGACGATGATGATACGATGTATGTGGTTTACGGCAACGGGAAAATCAGCGTTTCGCAGCTCGCTGCCGATGGTCTTAGTGTTGTGAAGACGCAGCAGGTTCTTCAGGCATCGGATGTCAATACCGAGACGGTGGAGGGTAACAGGATGTACAAAATCAACGGGACGTACTACATCCTCAACGACCAGCCCGGATCCACGACCTATATCTGGAAGTCGAGCAGTCCGTGGGGTCCCTACGAAGCCAAGATCCTGGGCCAAAACATTGCGCCGCCGCTGGAGGGAGGGAACTCGCCTCACCAGGGAAGTCTCATCAAGACGGCACAAGGGGACTGGTACTTCATGTCCTTCACTTGGGCGTATCCTGCCGGCCGCATGCCTGTGCTGGCACCCATTGTCTGGGGCGCGGATGGCTTCCCCGAGATCGTGAAAGGAAGCAACGGTGGTTGGGGCTCCTCCTACCCTCTACCTCTTTCATCTCAGCCCTTGTACAATTGGACGCGGACCTACACGTTTGAAAGCGAACTCGGTCCCACCTGGGAATGGAATCACAACCCCGACGTCGCGAGCTTCGAGGTCAACAACGGCGTGATCCTGCGCACCGCCAGCGTCACTGAAGACATTTACTCTGCGAGAAACACCCTCACCCACCGAATCCACGGAGAATTCCCCAAGGGAACCGTCGAAATCGACTTTAGCAACATGGCCGACGGCGACAGGTTCGGGCTGGCGGCGTTCCGCGACCAAACTGCGTACATCGGTATCCATCGCAACGGCAGCGAGTACACCCTCAAAGCAATCCAGGGTATCATCATCGACGCGGAGTCGGGTAATCCCGTTGACCCAGGCAAGGAGGTAGCTTCAGCACCTGTACCGAGCGGCGCTGCCAAGATATGGTTCCGGGCTGAACTGGATGCGCGGCCGACGGGGACTAGGGACGCCGACTTTTTCTACAGTTTTGATGGTGTTGAGTTTACTAAGCTTGGTGATGCGTATAAACTGAACTCTGGGTGGGAGTTCTTCATTGCGTATCGCTTTGGTATTTTCAACTTTGCTACTAAGCAGTTGGGAGGCTCGATCAAG GCCAATACTGGAGATTGGAACCTCCAAGCACGGCAACTTCTGAGCAAATTCAAGCGCCCTACTATAGTAAGGCGTGAAGCCCTCATCTTTTCGCTCGCGAAATCAAGGGCTCAACCAGGCCTGATCTCAACCTCGACGGTATCTCACCGAACCCCCGGAACCTTCGGCATCCTCACCGACTCAGGTCTCAGGTGA
- a CDS encoding methyltransferase domain-containing protein — MEACANLGRDGAPGSSLNAWVRDLGFQNVEHRHYKIPIGPWAKDPSLKDIGMGNLIQMLEGLDAFTLKLFSTALDGTREGALVLLSQVRQEMKACKTHVYLHFHVVYEQKLEQRE; from the exons ATGGAAGCCTGCGCAAATCTTGGACGAGACGGAGCTCCTGGATCAAGTTTGAATGCATGGGTGAGAGACCTCGGCTTTCAAAACGTCGAGCATCGACACTACAAGATTCCCATCGGGCCTTGGGCAAAGGATCCTTCGCTCAAGGACATTGGCATGGGCAACCTTATCCAGATGCTCGAAGGGCTTGACGCATTTACCCTGAAGCTATTTTCCACCGCACTGGATGGGACTAGGGAGGGGGCGCTTGTGTTGCTCTCGCAGGTCCGCCAGGAGATGAAGGCCTGCAAGACTCACGTCTACCTGCACTT TCATGTTGTCTACGAGCAGAAGCTTGAGCAACGGGAATGA